One part of the Ornithodoros turicata isolate Travis chromosome 2, ASM3712646v1, whole genome shotgun sequence genome encodes these proteins:
- the LOC135385887 gene encoding uncharacterized protein LOC135385887, which yields MDDAPAAAPPPEGVPVPPTPLPVQPLSPPPLIAASTSCSVCCQQQRYNPLPSTSSGTVEDVEDGSEDGVGGGSGEKGTAGGFNRNFLRCLVLLLPVAVPVVVYVRDVDATRRVFLFAFVLFLVLVFSCVTLAVVRSRSKSGNDEEDPAPSTRALSFPRLHRPHYLDRAVPYWTVGQHVHYQPAAQLSPSSCRTGGHRVTPILLDDPPSYLDALKCPLANTRALETPPPSYEAVS from the exons ATGGACGACGCCCCCGCCGCCGCACCACCACCAGAAGGAGTACCAGTCCCGCCTACGCCACTCCCGGTACAGCCgttgtcaccaccaccactcatcGCTGCTTCAACGTCTTGTAGCGTCTGTTGCCAGCAGCAGAGATACAATCCACTGCCCTCTACAAGCAGTGGGACCGTTGAAGACGTCGAGGATGGCAGCGAGGATGGCGTCGGGGGCGGCAGTGGGGAAAAGGGAACCGCGGGAGGCTTCAACCGGAACTTCCTTCGGTGCCTGGTGCTCCTACTGCCGGTCGCCGTGCCCGTCGTCGTGTACGTGCGCGACGTGGACGCGACGCGACGCGTCTTCCTCTTCGCCTTCGTCCTCTTCCTCGTACTCGTCTTCTCTTGCGTCACGTTGGCCGTGGTGCGCTCGCGCTCTAAGAGCGGAAATGACGAAGAGGATCCTGCCCCAAGTACG CGAGCGCTGTCGTTTCCTCGGCTGCACCGCCCGCACTACCTGGACCGAGCCGTACCCTATTGGACTGTGGGACAGCATGTCCATTACCAGCCGGCGGCGCAGTTGAGTCCGTCAAGCTGTCGCACTGGAGGGCACAGAGTCACTCCTATCCTACTAGACGATCCTCCTTCGTATTTGGACGCCCTCAAGTGCCCTCTGGCGAACACGCGTGCCCTGGAGACGCCACCGCCTTCTTACGAGGCTGTCTCCTGA